The genomic window CGCGCCCGCGCCCTCGTCGAGGCCTACGTCGGCTACCGTGCCCAAGGCCCCGCCGACGTCACCGTCCTCAGCGAACCCACCCTGGCCGGCGAACCCGACACCCGCCCGCTCGCACCCGACCTGGCCGCCGGACTCGCCGCCGGTCTGCTCCTCGGCCTCGGCACCGCCTTCCTGCGCTCGCGCACCCGCGGACTGATCCGCTCCCGCGACGACCTGGCAACCCTCGCCGGCACCCCGGTCATCGCAACCATCCCTCGTTACCGGCGACCCGGCGGTACGGCTACCGGCGCGCCAGTGGTGCTGCGCGCACCCGAATCGCCGGCCGCCGAGTCGTACCGCTACCTCCGGTCCCGTCTCCAGACCGCCATGCGCCCGACCACCACCACCACGATCCTGGTGACCAGCCCCGGCGACCGGCAGGGCCGCACCACCACCGCCGCGAACCTGGCCGTCACCCTCGCGCAGGCCGGCCGCACCGTCGTCCTCGTCGACGCCGACCTGCGCAACCCGCAACTGCACCACGTCTTCCAGGTCACCGGCGACTACGGCCTGACCACCCTCCTGGACGGCGACACCGGCGTTTCCGAGGTCATCGAGGAGACCCGGGTGCCCCGGCTGTCCCTGATCCCCGCCGGTCACCGCGATGGCGACCACGTCGACCTGATGGACAGCGCCCAGCTCGCCCGGGTCCTGCGAGCCGTCCAGAAACACGCCGACGTGGTCGTCATCGACACGTCCGCGGTCCTCAGCGCCGCCGACGCCATCGCCCTCGCCGCCCTCAGCGACCTGGTGCTTCTCGTCGCCGACTACCGCCGCACCCGGCGCGAGACGGTCCGGCGGGCCCTGGACGAGCTGGCCGAAGTCGTCCACGGCAACGTCAGTCCGGTCCTGGTCAACGTCCCGAAGAGCGCCGGTGCCCTGATCCCGCGTGCCCGCGTCCACTCGGCGATCGTGGACCACGGCCCCCTCACCCGCGAACGTCTGGTCTCCGACGCCGACGACGTGGCACCGCCCGGGGTGACGTCCCACTCGTACGTCGAGGTGGAAGCCTCCGACGAGCCGGAGAACAACGACCTCGCCGACTACTACGCCCGGACTGCGACGGTGGCCGTCCCGGTGATCTACGGCTCAACCCAGACCGCAACGGTCTACGCCTCCACCAACGCAGCCGCCACCGCCACCGCCGACGACGACCTCAGCGCCGAGGAGCAGCCCGAATCGGTCACCCCCGCTTCCGCGGCTTCCCCGGTCGCCCCCGCTTCCGCGGCTTCACCGGTCGCCCTGACCTCCGCGGCCGAGGCGTCCAGCGACGGGTCCTCCACCGACGCACTCTCGGACGCACCCGCCGCTGACGACGAGCCCTCCACTGGCACGCCCTCCTCCTCCGAGATGTCCTCTGCTGACGGCGCGTCGTCTGCCGGTTCGTCGTCTGCCGAGGGGGCCGGTGACTCTGCGGACGAGGATCTCGAAGACCTCGCCGCGGTGTCCACACCCGCCGACATCGCCGGTCTCCAGCCCACCGCCGACGCCACCACGGTCGTTCCCACCGCGACGGTCACCGCGTCGTCTTCCGCCACGCTTCACGACGCCGATTCAGCCGCGTCATCGCCCACGTCAGCCCAGGCGGGAACCGGCAAGGACACCGCCCAAGCCCGAAGCTGACCGGCTGTCCTGTCAGTTCATGGACAACATCGACCGCACTGTCCGATTAGTGTCGGTCCTGGAGCGTGAACGAACCGCATCACCGGGTTGGACTCTCGTCTTGAGGGGACTCAACAGACAGGCCCAACCCGGCGAGTCTCCTGGAGAGGTGTGCGATGACCACGAACCAGACCACGATCGAAACCGCCCCCGACAAGATCCAAGCTGTCACTGAGGAAGCCGGCCAAAAGGCGATCAAGGCCCGATCCAGGGCCACCGCGGCCGTACGCCGAAATCCCAAGAAGTCAGCAACCGCAACCACCGTGGTCCTGCTAGCGGCAGCGGCGGCAGCCGTCCTGCTGACCCGCCGCCGCTCCGCAAAGGCCACCGCTCAGAACCGCAGCCGCCTGGCCCAGCTCCTGAACCGCTGACCTCCGGCCGACGCCACCGCCCACCCAAAGGGCGGTGGCGTCACCGTTCCCAGCCTCGCCCCGTTCCCCGCCTCGTGCCGTTTCCTCAGGCCCGGTCGCCGGTGATGTATTCGGTGAGCGTGCTGCGTTCGGTCTCCAACTCCCCGATCCGGTTCTTGACGACGTCGCCAATGCTCACGACACCGCACAATGCCCCGTCCACCACCACCGGCACATGCCGGAACCGCCCCTGAGTCATCAACCTCTCCACATCCTCGAGCTGCGCTTCCGGTGTCACGGTCCGCACTCTGGTGGTGGCGATGGCACTGACGGGTTCCGCCAGCACGCCGGCCCCCCGCTGAGCCAGGGCCCGCACGACGTCCCGCTCACTGACGATCCCGTCCACCACGGAACCGTCCCGGGAAACCACCGCCGCCCCGATCCGATACTCGGCAAGCACTCCCAGCAGCCGTTCGGTACTGGTCTCCGGCGTCACGGTCACCACCTGCTCCCCCTTGACCCGGAGAATGTCGCTGATCCGCATAGTCCCTCCTCGCACTGGTCCGACGTTGGTCCCCGCTGTGGTTCGACTCGCGTACCACCTCTATGCCCAACGCACCCCACCGCTGTCAAGAAGAACAACTCCCACGGACCAACCAACCACCACCCACCGCGGACCACCCACCACCCCAGGCAGCTTCCGGCCCCGCCCTTCACCGGGCTTTACCGGGCTTCACCGGGCTTCACCGGGCTTCACCGGGCTTCACCGGGCTTCACCGGGCTTCACCGGGCTTCACCGGGCGAGTCTTGCCACAGCCAAGGTGCGAAAGATGGCCTCCCGCCGGCGAAAACGGCCCGAAATTCATTCCGTCCCGGAAATGCAGAAAAGGCCCACCCGGTCACCCGGGTGGGCCTTTCCATACGTTTGAGTCCGGCGGCGTCCTACTCTCCCACACCCTCACGAGTGCAGTACCATCGGCGCTGGAGGGCTTAGCTACCGGGTTCGGAATGTAACCGGGCGTTTCCCCTCCGCTATGACCACCGAAACACCTGTCAGCACAGCGAAAAACCAGCAACCTGACATCCTTTTCTCCGGCCCAGCCGGCACCGACATAAAAAGTCGGAACCAACCAGAACCCTCAAAAAATCAGGGTGGTTGTTCGTTTGCTGTGAATCACACAGTGGACGCTAAGCACAAAATTTAGGGTGGTTAAGCCCTCGGCCTATTAGTACCGGTCAACTCAACACGTTACCGTGCTTACATCTCCGGCCTATCAACCCAGTAGTCTAGCTGGGAGCCTTACCCACTCAAGGTGGTGGGATACCTCATCTCGAAGCAGGCTTCCCGCTTAGATGCTTTCAGCGGTTATCCCTTCCGAACGTAGCCAACCAGCCATGCTCCTGGCGGAACAACTGGCACACCAGAGGTTCGTCCGTCCCGGTCCTCTCGTACTAGGGACAGCCCTTCTCAAGTATCCAACGCGCACGGCGGATAGGGACCGAACTGTCTCACGACGTTCTAAACCCAGCTCGCGTACCGCTTTAATGGGCGAACAGCCCAACCCTTGGGACCTGCTACAGCCCCAGGATGCGACGAGCCGACATCGAGGTGCCAAACCATCCCGTCGATATGGACTCTTGGGGAAGATCAGCCTGTTATCCCCGGGGTACCTTTTATCCGTTGAGCGACACCGCTTCCACTCGCAAGTGCCGGATCACTAGTCCCGACTTTCGTCCCTGCTCGACCCGTCAGTCTCACAGTCAAGCTCCCTTGTGCACTTACACTCAACACCTGATTGCCAACCAGGCTGAGGGAACCTTTGGGCGCCTCCGTTACCCTTTAGGAGGCAACCGCCCCAGTTAAACTACCCACCAGACACTGTCCCTCGACCCGATCAGGGCCGCAAGTTAGATACCCAAACCCAACAGAGTGGTATTTCAACATTGCCTCCACCCGAACTGGCGTCCGAGCTTCACCGGCTCCCACCTATCCTACACAATTAAATTCAGATACCAATGTCAAGCTATAGTAAAGGTCCCGGGGTCTTTCCGTCCTGCCGCGCGTAACGAGCATCTTTACTCGTACTGCAATTTCGCCGGGCCTGTGGTTGAGACAGTGGGGAAGTCGTTACGCCATTCGTGCAGGTCGGAACTTACCCGACAAGGAATTTCGCTACCTTAGGATGGTTATAGTTACCACCGCCGTTTACTGGCGCTTAAGTTCTCCGCCTCGCCCTCACGGGCTAACAGGTCCCCTTAACGTTCCAGCACCGGGCAGGCGTCAGTCCATATACATCGTCTTACGACTTGGCATGGACCTGTGTTTTTAGTAAACAGTCGCTTCCCCCTGCTCTCTGCGGCCATACCACGCTCCACCAGCAAGTGGCTTCACGCGTCCGGCCCCCCTTCTCCCTAAGTTACGGGGGCAATTTGCCGAGTTCCTTAACCACAGTTCACCCGTCGCCTTGGTATTCTCTACCTGACCACCTGTGTCGGTTTAGGGTACGGGCCGCTCAAAGCTCGCTAGAGGCTTTTCTCGGCAGCATAGGATCAATGACTTCACCAGAACGGCTCGGCATCACGTCTCAGACTATATGCACCGCGGATTTGCCTACGGTACGTCCTACACGCTTACCCCGGCACAACCACCGGCCGGGATCATCTACCTTCCTGCGTCACCCCATCGCTAAACTACTACCCGCTGAGGTCCTAGACTCCACACCCTAGGTCCGAAGACCGCCGGCGCTTTGCGTAGTTAGTACAACGAGGTTCGTCTTGGGCGCTTCTTTGCGGGTACGGGAATATCAACCCGTTATCCATCGACTACGCCTCTCGGCCTCGCCTTAGGCCCCGACTCACCCAGGGCGGATTAGCCTGGCCCTGGAACCCTTGGTCATCCGGCGGAAGGGGTTCTCACCCTTCATTCGCTACTCATGCCTGCATTCTCACTCGTATGGCGTCCACGGCTGGATCACTCCGCCGCTTCACCCGCCATACGACGCTCCCCTACCCATCCACACACCTGCACAACACTCACGAAGAGTGAAGCGAAGTAAAGTATGAATGCCACAGCTTCGGCGGTGTGCTTGAGCCCCGCTACATTGTCGGCGCGGAACCACTTGACCAGTGAGCTATTACGCACTCTTTAAAGGGTGGCTGCTTCTAAGCCAACCTCCTGGTTGTCAATGCGATCCCACATCCTTTTCCACTTAGCACACGCTTAGGGGCCTTAGCTGGCGATCTGGGCTGTTTCCCTCTCGACTACGAAGCTTATCCCCCGCAGTCTCACTGCCGCGCTCTCACTTACCGGCATTCGGAGTTTGGCTGATTTCAGTAAGCTTGTGGGCCCCCTAGACCATCCAGTGCTCTACCTCCGGCAAGAAACACGCGACGCTGCACCTAAATGCATTTCGGGGAGAACCAGCTATCACGGAGTTTGATTGGCCTTTCACCCCTAACCACAGGTCATCCCCCAACTTTTCAACGTTGGTGGGTTCGGTCCTCCACGCAGTCTTACCCACGCTTCAACCTGCCCATGGCTAGATCACTCCGCTTCGGGTCTAGAACATGCGACTAAAAGGCGCCCTATTAAGACTCGCTTTCGCTACGGCTACCCCACACGGGTTAACCTCGCCACATGCCACTAACTCGCAGGCTCATTCTTCAAAAGGCACGCCATCACCCCAGCAAAGGAGGCTCTGACGGATTGTAGGCGAACGGTTTCAGGTACTATTTCACTCCCCTCCCGGGGTACTTTTCACCATTCCCTCACGGTACTAGTCCGCTATCGGTCACCAGGAAGTATTCAGCCTTACCAGGTGGTCCTGGCAGATTCACAGCAGATTTCAGGGGTCCGCTGCTACTCGGGTGTTCCTCAAGGAGGTCAGACATTTTCGTTTACGGGACTCTCACCCTCTACGGTCGGCTTTCCCACACCGTTCAACTAACATCAGACTTTGTAACTCCCCAGAAGAGTGTCAGCTCTCCAACAAGAAATCCCACAACCCCCCATACGCAACCCCTGACAGGTATCACACGCACAAGGTTTAGGCTAGATCCGCTTTCGCTCGCCACTACTCACGGAATCACTGTTGTTTTCTCTTCCTACGGGTACTGAGATGTTTCACTTCCCCGCGTTCCCCTCACACACCCTATGAATTCAGGTGCGGATGACACGACATGACTCGTGCCGGGTTCCCCCATTCGGACACCCTGGGATCACAGCTAGGTTGGCAGCTCCCCCAGGCCTATCGCGGCCTCCCACGTCCTTCATCGGCTCCTGGTGCCAAGGCATCCACCGTTCGCCCTTGACAACTTAAACACAAAAAACAAGATGCTCGCGTCCACTGTGCAATTCTCAACCAACGACCAACCCACAACCCTCAACGGCGTCCCACCAGCACTGTCATCAACAGCCGGTATGAGTCACCAGGTCGTGCCTGGCATTGAAAAACAACCAGCCGGCGTTACCGGACACGGTTGTTCCTTCAGATACCCAACAGGATGCTTGTTTTTCGCCCTCACCAGCCGCACCACCGGACGTTCCGCCAAACCCCGAAGAGCTTGTGTACTAGATTCCATGTGGCCGTTGCCGGCTCGAACTGGCCAGTGTCTCCGCCTGTGAGCTCCTCACCAGCGCATTCGGCTGGCACAGGATTTCTGTCCGCTTTCGCAGAAGAATGCTCCTTAGAAAGGAGGTGATCCAGCCGCACCTTCCGGTACGGCTACCTTGTTACGACTTCGTCCCAATCGCCAGCCCCACCTTCGACGGCTCCCTCCCACAAGGGGTTAGGCCACCGGCTTCGGGTGTTGCCGACTTTCGTGACGTGACGGGCGGTGTGTACAAGGCCCGGGAACGTATTCACCGCAGCGTTGCTGATCTGCGATTACTAGCGACTCCGACTTCACGGGGTCGAGTTGCAGACCCCGATCCGAACTGAGACCGGCTTTTTGGGATTCGCTCAACCTCACGGTCTCGCAGCCCTTTGTACCGGCCATTGTAGCATGCGTGAAGCCCTGGACATAAGGGGCATGATGACTTGACGTCATCCCCACCTTCCTCCGAGTTGACCCCGGCAGTCTTCGATGAGTCCCCGCCATTACGCGCTGGCAACATCGAACGAGGGTTGCGCTCGTTGCGGGACTTAACCCAACATCTCACGACACGAGCTGACGACAGCCATGCACCACCTGTCACCGGCCCCGAAGGACCCCGTATCTCTACGAGTTTTCCGGCGATGTCAAACCCAGGTAAGGTTCTTCGCGTTGCATCGAATTAATCCGCATGCTCCGCCGCTTGTGCGGGCCCCCGTCAATTCCTTTGAGTTTTAGCCTTGCGGCCGTACTCCCCAGGCGGGGCGCTTAATGCGTTAGCTGCGGCGCAGAAACCCGGAGAGGGTCCCCACACCTAGCGCCCAACGTTTACAGCGTGGACTACCAGGGTATCTAATCCTGTTCGCTCCCCACGCTTTCGCTCCTCAGCGTCAGTATCGGCCCAGAGACCCGCCTTCGCCACCGGTGTTCCTCCTGATATCTGCGCATTTCACCGCTACACCAGGAATTCCAGTCTCCCCTACCGAACTCTAGCCTGCCCGTATCGAATGCAATGTCAGAGTTGAGCCCTGAGATTTCACATTCGACGCGACAAGCCGCCTACGAGCTCTTTACGCCCAATAAATCCGGACAACGCTCGCGCCCTACGTCTTACCGCGGCTGCT from Actinoplanes derwentensis includes these protein-coding regions:
- a CDS encoding polysaccharide biosynthesis tyrosine autokinase, with product MTTATIAAAYALNQQAPSVYESEATILVEARRTATTAVRDAIGPDVATEREVALSDLVLLPAAGRVGSSIDDFTRDLSVEVVPGASVLRIVYTSDNGLSAQIRARALVEAYVGYRAQGPADVTVLSEPTLAGEPDTRPLAPDLAAGLAAGLLLGLGTAFLRSRTRGLIRSRDDLATLAGTPVIATIPRYRRPGGTATGAPVVLRAPESPAAESYRYLRSRLQTAMRPTTTTTILVTSPGDRQGRTTTAANLAVTLAQAGRTVVLVDADLRNPQLHHVFQVTGDYGLTTLLDGDTGVSEVIEETRVPRLSLIPAGHRDGDHVDLMDSAQLARVLRAVQKHADVVVIDTSAVLSAADAIALAALSDLVLLVADYRRTRRETVRRALDELAEVVHGNVSPVLVNVPKSAGALIPRARVHSAIVDHGPLTRERLVSDADDVAPPGVTSHSYVEVEASDEPENNDLADYYARTATVAVPVIYGSTQTATVYASTNAAATATADDDLSAEEQPESVTPASAASPVAPASAASPVALTSAAEASSDGSSTDALSDAPAADDEPSTGTPSSSEMSSADGASSAGSSSAEGAGDSADEDLEDLAAVSTPADIAGLQPTADATTVVPTATVTASSSATLHDADSAASSPTSAQAGTGKDTAQARS
- a CDS encoding CBS domain-containing protein is translated as MRISDILRVKGEQVVTVTPETSTERLLGVLAEYRIGAAVVSRDGSVVDGIVSERDVVRALAQRGAGVLAEPVSAIATTRVRTVTPEAQLEDVERLMTQGRFRHVPVVVDGALCGVVSIGDVVKNRIGELETERSTLTEYITGDRA